One Bacteroidales bacterium DNA window includes the following coding sequences:
- a CDS encoding lamin tail domain-containing protein, translating to MIHKHYHDFIFPVSTLIPANGHLVIAEEPVKFQLQHPGISCLGPLGFSLNNKQETLKLVGRHDDTICSFTYYDSIPWLTAADGYGRTLEFENSGNNINDPENWFTGCMGGSPGSAYSPCEDELVISEINYNSADWADAGDWVELKNTTATTLNLSGWKFSDSDIQHLYTLPSGSNILPGEFMVLYSDAQNFATTFPWVNNKSGPFTFGLSGSGEALRLYDPSGKLRFSVIYDDESPWPTEPDGQGYTLELADVGGVMCDGNNWFAGCLQGSPGGPYVYPCHTAVDETEVSEFIVFPNPANSQLFILNQSNEDEIAEIQIMDTYGRLLLEKKMNFPGKNPARLQLDLLSTGIYFLKIQTENKDIPEIHKVVISR from the coding sequence ATGATTCACAAGCATTACCATGATTTCATTTTCCCAGTAAGTACCCTGATTCCGGCAAACGGCCACCTGGTTATTGCTGAAGAGCCGGTCAAATTCCAGCTGCAACATCCGGGAATCAGTTGTCTCGGGCCCCTGGGATTTAGCCTGAATAACAAACAGGAAACACTTAAACTGGTCGGCAGGCATGATGACACCATTTGCTCTTTTACTTATTACGATAGTATCCCCTGGTTAACCGCAGCGGATGGATATGGCCGTACCCTTGAATTTGAGAACTCCGGAAACAACATCAATGATCCGGAAAATTGGTTTACAGGATGTATGGGAGGCTCACCAGGCAGCGCATATTCTCCATGTGAGGATGAGCTGGTCATTTCTGAAATCAATTACAATTCAGCTGATTGGGCTGATGCAGGCGACTGGGTTGAGCTAAAAAATACCACAGCCACAACGCTCAATTTATCAGGTTGGAAATTCAGTGATAGCGATATTCAGCACCTATACACTCTTCCATCAGGAAGTAACATACTACCCGGAGAATTTATGGTCTTGTATTCAGATGCACAAAACTTTGCAACCACTTTCCCCTGGGTGAACAATAAATCAGGCCCATTTACTTTCGGGTTAAGTGGTTCAGGTGAAGCCTTGCGGTTATATGATCCTTCTGGCAAGCTTCGTTTTTCGGTGATCTATGATGATGAAAGCCCCTGGCCTACTGAACCGGATGGACAAGGTTATACCCTGGAACTGGCTGATGTCGGTGGGGTAATGTGTGATGGGAACAATTGGTTTGCAGGATGCCTTCAGGGTTCACCCGGTGGGCCTTATGTGTACCCATGCCATACCGCTGTTGATGAAACTGAGGTATCTGAATTTATCGTATTCCCAAATCCTGCCAATAGCCAGTTATTTATTCTGAACCAGTCAAATGAAGATGAAATAGCTGAAATACAGATCATGGATACTTATGGCAGGTTATTACTGGAAAAAAAGATGAATTTCCCGGGTAAAAATCCGGCAAGGTTACAACTGGATCTTCTGAGTACCGGTATCTATTTCTTAAAGATCCAAACTGAGAACAAAGACATCCCTGAAATTCATAAAGTGGTCATTTCAAGGTAA
- a CDS encoding CotH kinase family protein, which produces MKILFTLLSLLLILQLSVSSQVLINEIQTSNKSTLADEDGDYEDWIELYNASSSLVNLENFGLSDNPLEPFKWKLPNVELSPGGHLLVFASGKDRKPLLNHWETAIFADESWKYFIGTENPPFNWKENNFPAAGWLEGPGGIGYGDGDDGTVIPPTISVYMRKTFLVPDKSAISYCVLHMDYDDGFVAYLNGFEIARSNLTGIPPAFDEITTSDHEAQMYQGGIPEVYLVDSLLLNAILVDGQNVLAIQTHNSGALSSDLSSIPFLSFGIKNSNSYFQPTPAWFPAYAAGDYHTNFKLKHSGETVVLSSPNGDLLDQVQLSFTDLDHSQCRVPDGGSGWCISMNPTPDGSNNSTVCYSGYTVRPEFTTVPGFYNQETEVAITTSNPGSTIHYTTNGNIPNESDPVYNLPLYIGSTTVIRARCFGPSGFLPGKVNTGTFLIGEANPKLPVVSVSTDSSNLWDFFSGIYVTGPNAEPNFPFFGANFWQPWEKDCHVEYFGPVQERKFELDAGLSIHGGWSRAFAQKSFNIKCRPYYDSSEIHYKLFGDKPMMDYSGFILRNSGNDWLSTFMRDALMQRLMKKSHVDYTGYCPAVTYLNGSYWGIYNIRERSNKDFVELNHGVDADNVDMIESDGIVAEGNSDSFWEMVEFMTTHELSLPENYAIADSWWDLENFADYFIGETYYVNDDWIGDWTNNIKLWRERKAGSEWRYIFWDLDFGLGYYSDFAQNKLAVAMNPPYPTPHADMFRGLLENDGFRKYFINRYADLINTTYQPAYMSTFINEMKDSIAAEIPNAWLRWNGYSDSTEWLNNIDYMNYFISNRPSFARQHIKNTFNLEALVQVKLEALPSSAGEIKINTIIPEPLPWTGTYFDGNPITITAVAKPGYTFEYWLPNSYISMNTSQSLTINLDHFDTFKAVFTGSAEPAKAIISEVNYHSDSTINAGDWIELHNYSSQPLDLTDWHLYDSQALP; this is translated from the coding sequence ATGAAAATCCTTTTTACGCTACTCAGCCTTCTCCTTATACTACAGCTATCAGTAAGTTCCCAGGTTCTGATTAATGAAATTCAGACTTCGAACAAGAGTACCCTGGCTGATGAGGATGGTGATTATGAAGATTGGATCGAACTTTACAATGCAAGCAGCAGTCTCGTAAACCTTGAAAATTTCGGATTATCAGATAACCCTCTTGAACCCTTTAAATGGAAGCTTCCGAATGTTGAGCTTTCCCCCGGCGGACATTTACTGGTCTTCGCCTCCGGGAAAGATCGGAAACCTTTGTTGAATCATTGGGAAACTGCCATTTTTGCTGATGAAAGCTGGAAGTACTTTATAGGAACTGAGAATCCACCCTTTAACTGGAAAGAGAACAATTTCCCTGCTGCCGGATGGCTTGAAGGTCCGGGAGGTATAGGATATGGTGATGGAGATGATGGCACGGTTATTCCTCCAACCATTTCTGTTTATATGAGGAAAACCTTCCTGGTTCCGGATAAATCAGCAATCTCCTATTGCGTGCTGCATATGGATTATGACGATGGCTTTGTAGCTTATCTCAATGGTTTCGAAATAGCGCGATCCAACCTCACAGGGATTCCCCCTGCTTTTGATGAAATTACAACATCTGATCATGAAGCACAGATGTACCAGGGAGGGATACCCGAAGTATACCTGGTGGATTCTTTATTATTGAATGCTATTTTGGTCGATGGTCAGAATGTTCTTGCCATACAAACCCATAATTCCGGGGCTCTTTCCTCTGACTTGTCAAGTATTCCTTTCCTTTCTTTCGGAATCAAAAACAGTAATTCCTATTTTCAGCCGACTCCTGCCTGGTTTCCTGCCTATGCGGCCGGAGATTATCATACTAATTTCAAATTAAAGCATTCAGGGGAAACGGTTGTACTTTCCTCACCCAATGGTGATCTTCTTGACCAGGTACAACTCAGTTTCACTGATCTCGACCATAGTCAGTGCAGGGTTCCCGATGGTGGTTCCGGATGGTGTATCAGCATGAATCCGACGCCCGATGGTTCTAATAATTCTACCGTTTGTTATTCAGGATATACCGTTCGTCCGGAATTTACTACCGTTCCTGGTTTTTACAACCAGGAAACAGAAGTGGCAATTACCACCAGCAATCCCGGAAGTACCATTCATTATACAACGAATGGGAATATACCGAATGAAAGTGATCCGGTTTATAACTTACCATTGTATATCGGGTCCACAACAGTCATCAGGGCACGATGTTTCGGCCCTTCCGGATTTTTGCCCGGGAAGGTCAATACCGGGACTTTCCTGATCGGTGAAGCCAACCCAAAGCTGCCGGTGGTATCTGTATCGACCGATTCCAGTAATCTTTGGGATTTCTTTAGTGGAATCTATGTCACTGGACCCAATGCAGAGCCCAATTTTCCATTTTTTGGCGCCAATTTCTGGCAGCCCTGGGAAAAAGATTGCCATGTAGAGTATTTTGGGCCTGTCCAGGAAAGGAAATTTGAATTGGATGCAGGTCTCAGCATTCATGGTGGATGGTCCAGGGCATTTGCACAAAAGAGTTTTAACATTAAATGCAGGCCTTATTACGACAGTTCTGAAATCCATTACAAACTCTTTGGAGATAAGCCTATGATGGATTATTCCGGATTTATCCTGAGAAATTCCGGCAATGACTGGCTGAGCACTTTTATGCGGGATGCCCTGATGCAGCGGTTAATGAAGAAATCACATGTCGATTATACCGGCTATTGCCCCGCTGTAACCTACCTGAATGGTTCCTACTGGGGTATTTACAATATCAGGGAACGCAGCAATAAGGATTTCGTGGAATTAAACCACGGTGTTGATGCGGACAATGTGGACATGATTGAAAGCGACGGAATTGTAGCAGAAGGAAATTCAGACTCCTTCTGGGAGATGGTCGAATTCATGACCACACATGAGCTTTCATTACCCGAAAACTACGCCATAGCAGACTCCTGGTGGGATCTGGAGAATTTTGCTGATTATTTCATTGGCGAGACGTATTATGTAAATGATGACTGGATTGGTGACTGGACCAACAATATTAAGCTTTGGAGAGAGCGAAAAGCAGGCTCTGAATGGCGGTATATCTTCTGGGACCTGGATTTTGGCCTGGGGTATTACAGCGATTTTGCCCAAAACAAGCTGGCAGTAGCCATGAACCCACCCTATCCAACCCCGCATGCTGATATGTTCAGGGGATTACTGGAAAATGATGGCTTCCGTAAATATTTCATTAACAGGTATGCCGACCTGATCAATACGACATACCAGCCTGCCTATATGAGTACTTTTATTAATGAAATGAAGGATTCCATTGCAGCTGAAATCCCAAATGCATGGCTGCGCTGGAATGGATACAGTGATTCTACCGAATGGCTGAATAACATTGACTACATGAATTATTTCATTAGTAACAGACCGTCATTTGCACGCCAACACATCAAGAATACTTTTAATCTTGAAGCCTTAGTACAGGTTAAACTGGAGGCTCTTCCCTCAAGTGCCGGAGAAATCAAGATCAATACCATTATCCCGGAACCCTTACCCTGGACCGGCACTTACTTCGACGGGAATCCCATCACTATTACTGCTGTGGCGAAACCAGGCTACACTTTTGAATACTGGCTTCCAAATAGTTATATCTCCATGAATACCAGTCAGAGCCTCACCATCAACCTTGATCATTTCGATACCTTCAAAGCTGTATTTACAGGTTCTGCTGAGCCGGCAAAGGCCATCATCAGTGAGGTGAACTACCATTCCGATTCAACCATCAATGCAGGGGACTGGATAGAGCTGCATAATTATAGCAGCCAGCCATTGGACCTCACCGACTGGCATCTTTATGATTCACAAGCATTACCATGA